The following are encoded together in the Planococcus antarcticus DSM 14505 genome:
- a CDS encoding nucleotidyltransferase domain-containing protein, with protein MFEFKSNLEDTFQNWSKPASENEESKCENAIRMIRDALSKSAALKNRGIQLIPKGSYHNNTNVRLTSDVDIAVKLKDVFFADYPDGQGHKDFGNSDADYTFAQYRSDIEAAIVNHFGIENVELGNKAIQINFNSYRVDADVVPCFEHRRYSLGGSYLTGTEFQTRHSQNRIINFPEQHYINGVRKNTETSRRYKKLVRIFKRLRYNLLDEGYAVEKVSSFLVESLIWNVPNDRFNNATLTEDVQKCFDYLIEKTSSVEKTKEWGEVSELLYLFRANRKYTFSDTHKFLVEGRKYLFK; from the coding sequence ATGTTTGAATTTAAATCAAATTTAGAAGATACTTTTCAGAATTGGTCCAAACCAGCAAGTGAAAATGAAGAATCGAAATGTGAAAATGCGATTAGGATGATTAGAGATGCCTTAAGTAAATCAGCAGCTCTAAAAAACCGCGGAATTCAATTGATTCCAAAAGGTTCTTATCATAACAATACTAATGTAAGGCTAACTAGTGATGTAGATATCGCTGTGAAATTAAAAGACGTATTTTTTGCAGATTATCCAGATGGGCAAGGCCATAAAGACTTCGGTAATTCAGACGCTGATTATACCTTTGCTCAATACAGGAGTGATATTGAAGCGGCTATAGTAAACCATTTTGGGATTGAAAACGTTGAGCTGGGAAATAAAGCAATACAAATAAATTTTAATTCGTATCGCGTAGATGCAGACGTTGTTCCTTGTTTTGAGCATCGAAGATATTCTCTAGGTGGAAGTTACCTTACTGGTACTGAATTTCAGACAAGGCATTCACAAAATAGAATCATCAATTTTCCTGAACAACATTATATTAATGGAGTAAGGAAAAATACTGAAACTTCTAGGCGGTACAAGAAATTGGTACGTATTTTTAAAAGACTAAGATATAATCTATTAGATGAGGGATATGCAGTAGAAAAAGTATCGTCTTTTTTAGTAGAATCACTTATTTGGAATGTGCCGAATGATAGATTTAACAACGCTACACTAACAGAGGATGTTCAAAAATGTTTTGATTACTTAATCGAAAAAACATCAAGTGTTGAAAAGACAAAAGAGTGGGGGGAAGTATCGGAATTGTTATATTTATTCCGTGCTAATCGAAAATATACTTTTAGTGATACCCATAAGTTTTTAGTCGAAGGTAGAAAATATTTATTTAAATGA